CGAAGCCTTCACGTCACTTCCACGTGGATAAGTCATAAGTGTAAAATGACCACACATTTGTTTGACGTAATTAATTAGACATAATCAGATGCAGTTAATGAGCGGGAGCGACGGGTGGATCTATCGTCAGCGCGCGGTGGAGGACCTGGACGAAGGCTGCGGGGTGGCTGAGGTGCGGCATGTGGCCTTCTTCGCCGAGGAGCTCGACGGTGGTGCGGCCGCCGAGGTGGGCCCTGAGGTAGCTGGTGACGGAGGGCGGCACCGACATGTCGTTGGCGGTCTGCACGACGACGCAGGGCGGGAGCACCAGCCCCAGGAAACCGCGCAGGTCGCTGTTGAACACCGCCCTCGACACGAACAGCGATATGTCCGGCCGCATGTCGGACAGCGTCCGGCCGTACTCCGTCACCGCCGCCGGCACGTCCGCCCCCACCGCCAGCGGCGCGAACCCCTGCACCCACGCTTCGTAGTTCGCCTCCATGGCCGCGAACACCTCCTCGATCTTCTCCCTCTCGAATCCCCCATGGTACCCCGCTTCGTGATCATTCAAAAACCTATGATCGAACGTTGTTACTGGTGATATATTTAACGTTTTCTCATACTAACAAGATGAAATTGATGGCGGATTGCCTTGGGGAGGCGCCGACGaggatgagcttgaggaagaggcGAGGGCGGCGGATGGCGGCGAGGATTCCGATCATGGCGGAGACAGAGTGGCCGACGAAGAAGCAGCGGTCGACGGAGAGGGCGTCCAGGAGGGAGAGGAGGTCATCGACGTAGGCGTCGAGGGTGGCGTAGCGGCGGAAGTCGAAGTGGTCGGGATTAACGCTGCCGGCGAAGACGAGGTCGTAGAGGACGACCCTGTAGTCGCGGAGAAAGAAAGGGAGGATCCCGTTCCATGCCGACTGGTCGGTGCCGAATCCATGGGAGAGCACCAGAACTCGGTCGCCGTCGCCGACCATCCTCGCGTTAAGGATATCCAGCAGCTTGCTGGAGTCGCCATTGCCGCTGCCCATCGACTCCTTCACTAGCGTGCTTTCCCTTTCTCTTCTGTTCTACAACCTCAACGACGCTTCAGAACCACCCAGTGCAACTGAACCGGTCAAATCACTCTACTTACGAGAGCGACGCGGACCGAACGCACCGCTGAAATCGAACCGCTGGTCGGCTCGATTTGTTGAGTTGCTATACTGGGCCAGACAGGGGATGGATAAGCTTCTGATGCTGCACGAAATTGGTTGCCTAGTGGGCATGTCGTTCCACTTGGCATGCACCCATTGGTCCTTTACATGACTCGGTTCATACGCAATCATTGGAGGTGCTCAACTTGCCTAACTAATTTTAATAccaacaattaaaaaaaatcaccaaATTTTAATTTACTGAGCTACAAAAgtcattttataattattaattttttataatttaatttaatttataaaattttctaaacaaaatagACACACCCCGTGTTCCCACGCAGTCAACGCCGTCGGCATTCCGGCCCGCCCTCCGCCTGGCCCATCCAACGGTCCGAGTCGATCGCCTCCGAGTAAGATAAAACTGAAGCATCGCCGCAGCTTCGTGCCGTTATCTCCTCTCCGCAAAACTCCGATCTCTCTCTCCCGGGTCGATCGTCCAGTGTTTGTTCCTGATCGAATCGAGCTGTTCGATCTCGATTCTGGGAGGTAGATCTCGTTCCCTTGTTCGATCGGTAAGAAACATGAATTTGAGTTTGGCTTTGTATACCTAGCTCGACGGGTATTGTGGATTTTCCCCCCCTTccgactcttttttttttttttccaatcatTTGGCAGGTTTTAGGGATTCAGGGTCCgtttctaaattttttctttagATCCGGTTCTTGGAAAATTCTAGCAGCTAAGGCGTATTTCATTCTGAGAATGACTGTTGGATCTTCGCTACATTTGCTCCATGAACTGTGTGTTGCCCAAAGCTTTCCGCAAAACAGTCGACCTAAGGTATATGGAAGTGCAAGGAATATCTCTTTTGGTTGGAACCTTGTCCATTTGTAATTTCTCAAGAGCAAtgtgcttttttttttctttttgtttgtttttgtagAGCTTTAGATCAAAAGAGTGGAACCGGGTGAAGGCTTCTCTCCTTTCTTCTAATGTTTGGGTATGATAATACTTTGCATAGAAAAATCCACAGTGCTTTCTCAACGTTGTTTTATTATGTCTCAATATTAAAAACTTTTACTATGTCTTCTCACTTTTTTCTCATGTGTCATTACTAAGTCACATTATTGAGTTAAGTTACTTATAAATGTGAAGGTTGTTTCATCTGTAATGATCAGGCATGCATTCTAGATTTTGAAAATGTGCAatcctttttataatttatatcttTTATCATGGTTACTCATTCAAAGTTTTTCGGTTAATGATGATTGTTGCCAAGAGGTTTTATTCTAAGCCTTATGAATTTATATCTTGTTGCACAGTTTTTGTAATAATAATTTATGTCTTTTTAGCTCATGAACTTAGGATTTCTTTGCAAGCAAATGTGTCACTTTTTGCAACAAGAAAATCAAACTCATAGTTTATATTCTTCACATAAAGTTACTCAATTAGCTTATAATGTCTTCCTCATGCATATATAACACTTTCCCTACAGAGAAAAGATGCTCGGAGTGTCCATGTTTCAAACAGGACATACAAGTCGAGGTTTTGCATTACATACAAATGCAGTGTTTTCAAATGCCAGTCATTTAATATGCCAAGCACTGGAGATGTTATCCCTCATTTAAGAAATACTACGTTGGCTTTGACTAGGTATTGCCTTAGTCTGATTATTACTAAGTAAAAAAGTGCTGATGCTTTCATTTCAACTTTCTTCTAGTGAATGATTTGCAAATTGGTGAGATTGTCTTAACATATACTTAAAGATTTCTTTTCCAAACACAAAATATCAACCACAATCCTCATGCAGTAACTCTTCTGTTAATGTGTATCCTTTTCTTTCAGTCTTAAGTGAATTAGTCCTGTTTACACTCCTACCTTTGTTTTCTGAATTTCTCTAACATTACCTCATTCCTTTTATGGTACTGTGGTTGTAGTTTTGATTGACAAAATAGATTTCGCTTAGCAGTGACCTTCCATCCAATTATTTATCTTATGTTTGTTCTCTTTCTCTTTCATTTCCCTTTTCATGCATCATGGAATTGAACCAGGTCTTTCTTTCATCAATGAACTATTTAAGCCTCCATGGTGGTAAAGTTTGATTTTAGATTCAAGTTTCCATATATATTTAATTCCACCACTCAAATGGTGTTCTGTGAACAGCTTCAATTGACACTCAAAATGTTATAATGACAATCATAAACTGTAATTTGCTAAATAGTGCTGTAAAATGATATGCCAATTTGGAGCTAACCAGTGTTAACCCTGTGGTTCACAGAGTCTAAGACTAAATGGTTTGAAGAACTTGGTTAATGAGTAACACTATAAATCTtgtgttttttttaaagatacTAATTTAATAACTTATTTTGGCCCATATATCATAGATGGTTATCTGGTTTGTTAGAGTAGCTGGACTGGAATTCTGTAACAATAGCGACTGTTTGTTGATGGTTTAGTTTTAAACAGTCGAATTCTAACTAAAAAATCCTTTTGCAATGAATGTTTTGTGGATTAGCCTAACTGCAAACATGTTCAATTTTGCCATGAGGGAAAGCAACCATTTTGAAATATcagtcttcttttatttctttaggTAAAGCCTATGGAGAAATTTGACTAGCctttatatatatgtatgtttttAACGACTGATGCCCtttatttcaattttttcttAAAATGGATTGCAAAACATCTAATTTGATTATGTTATAGATCATGCAATGCATTGTTTGGAAGTCATTCTCTTCAATTAATCCCTGCCGTTGGACTTATTGCTTTTTCTATATGGGGTCTTGGGCCGATGGTGTGCTATCTGAGAAGCCTATTTAGTGTAAGTAATTATGCATGACTACTTTATGTTTTCACTTATTGAGGAGTTTAATATAACATATTCTTTTTCAATTTCTCTAATAGAATGACAGTAACTGGAAAAAGAGTAAAACATACTATATTTCAACCTCATACGTTCAACCACTGCTTCTTTGGACCGGAACCATGCTTATCTGCAGGTCTGTTTACATACTTGTTTCCTTGTATTGTTTTTTGTTTGTATGCCTAATTCTGCTTTCACATTAACAAAATTAAGTCAACTTTCAGATTTTTGGATCCTGTAGTTCTACCCTCTGAAGCAAGCCAAATAGTTAAAAACCGATTTCTGAACTTCATAAGATCCTTATCATCAGTTTTGGCCATTGCCTATTGTTTCTCAtggtaagtataataaccatttCCAAATCAGAAATATTTGACATGGCCTCGTCTTACTGTGCGTCTGTTGATGGCACCAATATTGTAATCAAGTTCTTTAGTGATCCCTAGTTTCAATTGGTTGCTTTGATGCACTCATACTTGAAAATGAATTATAAGTTAGATTTCAGCCAGGGTGCCTGTAATATATTTCTGCATCGTTCACATTTTTCATCTTTTTTGTAGATGAGTAGGAAATTAAAAGAACCTACTTTTAGATTGATCAAGGAAAAAATAACTTTACAGTGTGTTTGCTTCCTTTTGAGgaaaaaattggaaaatgaaaagaaaattttaaaaaatgtttccTCATCTTTATGACTTGCTTGATCATCCCTAAAAACAAGCAAATATTATTATGAGTGGTTCGCCAAAAAACATGTCCTTGATATTTGGAAATGAACAAATCACAGTTATCTAGTGCTTTTTCTTAGCCCCAAAGTGCCTTATCCTTTTTCCCATAATACCCTGCATTTGTTAGTTTATGGCAGCAAGGTGAACTGCAAATCAGCTTCTGGTAAGATTTAAGGTCAAACAATTATTTGGACACATGGAAGCATAGATTTGTTTTAGGATGTATCAAAGTTCAGTGTACATATGGGAAATTTTTTGCAGTAAACAGATTTGCATATGAGCTTGTTTAAGATTTAaggccaaaaaaaaaaatgataatatggAAATCCAAAATAACTGACCTAGGTTGTCTCAAAAGCCCAAAATGTTCTGAATCTGTGATTTTTACAACACAAACTGTTTTTCAGCTTGTGCTGTGAAAATTGACACAATGTTGCTACAAGCTAATTTGAAAATAAGCTTGCGGtaataattttgtaaatttaCATCATTCTAAGCTTTAAGGCACCAATTTCCATGTTgccaaatataatttttttttaccccaAAGCCATTTCAAGCCAAGTTATAGTTTAGCTTGTGGTCATGGAATAACAAATCCAGGGTATTTATGAGGGAAAAAAAATCTGTGCCGCTTTTGGTGAAAAACTATTAGTGGGGCTCAATTTAGTCATTTTCAATTATCAAGGATGTGATTTGGTAATTTGCTGTAGTTTTATCAGATATATTTTGGTGAataattttcttcttccttgaaaagaaaattgaaaaactcaaaaatattttccaaaataaaTACTGCCTTATCATTTAACTCGTGACTGAAATAATGTTCAGGATTTTTTTGCTCTCTGTTACAGTTCGAAAAATTGTACAATTTCTTCATTATTATATTTAGGTTTTATTCTTCTTTATGCAACATAAATTTATTTACGGAGTTTTTATTATGTACCCGTCCAGCTTCATTCAACAGTCACAAAAATTCTTCACCGAGACTAGTGCTGATGACACAagaaaggtatatttttcatattgtCAATTATGACCATCAATATCTGTCTATATATCGTTATTATTAAAATTTGAGGTTAACCTGATCTGTAAGATTTGCTTACGACAATTATATTCACACTCTCTTAGTGTAATCTTTATGTGAAGGGAGTATCCATCTATATATCATCATTATTATTGTTATTCAAATTTGAGGTGTAAGACTTGCTTGTGACAATTATACTCACATTCTATTAATATAATCTTTATGCGAAGAGGGAGGACAGGAGAGGAGAGGGAAAAAGAGTTCACGTTATCCCAGTTTCACCCGCTAGACATCTAAATAGGGCTTAGTTATAACTAAGTACATCCAAATTTAATGTGCCAAATCGGGCCGAGTGTTTGACTGGATTGACACCATAGGTATCGTTCTAAGTGATAcaagattaaaattttaattcttgattaaCACCTTATAATTTAAGGACATTGGATTTGGACTGCATTATGTCTGGATAAACTCTTCATGATGGTTTTTTTTAATCTGGGTCTTAACTATAAAACGGTAATCTCTCCCGTACCTGCTAACAAAGTCATCCTATACACTGGAAATTTTATATTAAGAACTAAAATATGCAATTGCTAGAAGTATTTAGTTTAACCAGCAATGAACTTTGTTGTCTATTCACTTGTTTATTGCTTACTGTGGATCAGTTGAATATCTTAACATCTTTTTAAAGACATTCTACTATTTTTTAAATATGTTCTCTCAAATTTTGTGAGATCCTTATCATTAGTGCTAGCTCTTGCCTATTGTTTCTTAAGTTAAGTGTGATAATCATTTccaaattagaaaattagaaaCAACTAGCTTGTTCTTGTTTTGCTGTGCATCTATTGACAGTGCTAATCTTATAAGCAACTgagtaaaaaagatttttatgaaattttcagGAACCTAGCATGGCCTTGTGATTGCTTCACAAGAATGGTCATACACTCATAATTTATCCTATAGTTTGTGCtgacattttgttagtttttATAGAGACAAGTTAGGTATTACTTTAGTTTTATTCACTCATGGCTCTATCTTGTTTTCTGCAGATGAGTTTCCAATTTGCTGGAAGAGCTGTATATACAGCGGTatgggttgctgctgtttctTTATTTATGGAGCTGCTGGGATTTTCTACCCACAAATGGGTCACTGCTGGTGGTCTTGGTACAGTTCTACTGACTCTTGCTGGTCGTGAGGTAATGCTAAAATTGATTGTTTTAGCAAGGCCTTTACAAGTCTCATCTATCTCTTGACAATTTGTGAACTATAATTGTTATAGTATAACTCACTGATTATATTATTGTTAATATTTTTCCCACAGATATTTACAAATTTTCTTTCAAGTGTTATGATACACGCAACTCGGCCTTTTGTTGTCAATCAATGGATTCAGACTAAGATTGAGGGCTATGATGTTTCTGGTATTGTAGAGGTTGGTTATAAGTCCCAGTTAACAGTATAGATTGTTGTTCTAACCTTCCAAATAACTTTTTAC
Above is a genomic segment from Zingiber officinale cultivar Zhangliang unplaced genomic scaffold, Zo_v1.1 ctg229, whole genome shotgun sequence containing:
- the LOC122036988 gene encoding probable strigolactone esterase DAD2, with the protein product MGSGNGDSSKLLDILNARMVGDGDRVLVLSHGFGTDQSAWNGILPFFLRDYRVVLYDLVFAGSVNPDHFDFRRYATLDAYVDDLLSLLDALSVDRCFFVGHSVSAMIGILAAIRRPRLFLKLILVGASPRFLNDHEAGYHGGFEREKIEEVFAAMEANYEAWVQGFAPLAVGADVPAAVTEYGRTLSDMRPDISLFVSRAVFNSDLRGFLGLVLPPCVVVQTANDMSVPPSVTSYLRAHLGGRTTVELLGEEGHMPHLSHPAAFVQVLHRALTIDPPVAPAH